In Streptomyces sp. NBC_00414, a single window of DNA contains:
- a CDS encoding methyltransferase yields the protein MITALSGDTSRLRATVDFVKEQDTATLLPLLFPGLDGPELRALVECCDFSHAALLVFPSDEAALAAMLADCGLVPGTPPQPSVVVRERLAVRHKRGAAELDVGILRPAVERPDGTRRMVEVFALTVPPGSDLGTVAAYERERQHETHIAFEVETPDPLVLRGLCAAFGRYGATPDGGGYNPHENGTVFYFTAPAEAKAGYRRVELYVPGDHRDILAAHLDEHRARQPAETLLRLLTGAWTTQALAAFAQLEVADAMDEERGIGLAELARDTGVLAPNLATLLRYLTMLGVVNEGRDGFRLTDTGRLLRADAEGSMRALALMYGGPFYESFAGLGHTVRTGEVAFERCFGENHFDHFARDPELAELFDRSMAAGSRMFDPLPTHPVLAAAAEGATVVDIAGGDGELLGRILSAHPRLHGILLERPRTVETARRLLDAAGHTERCAFRAGDFADVPAGGDVYVLSRVLHDWDDDRCREILRHIARAMSDTADLLVVERVLPADGSASLATAWDLHMMCNVGGRERRADHYARLFADAGLTLVGLAPLPLDGSVLHVRTRSR from the coding sequence ATGATCACGGCATTGTCGGGCGACACGTCCCGTCTGCGCGCGACGGTCGACTTCGTCAAGGAACAGGACACCGCCACACTGCTCCCCCTCCTGTTTCCCGGGCTCGACGGCCCGGAGCTGCGGGCCCTGGTGGAGTGCTGCGACTTCTCACACGCGGCGCTGCTCGTCTTCCCGTCCGACGAGGCGGCGCTGGCCGCCATGCTCGCCGACTGCGGGCTCGTCCCGGGCACGCCGCCACAGCCGAGCGTCGTCGTGCGCGAACGCCTCGCCGTACGGCACAAGCGGGGTGCGGCGGAGCTCGACGTCGGCATCCTGCGCCCCGCTGTGGAACGCCCGGACGGGACGCGGCGCATGGTCGAGGTGTTCGCGCTGACCGTGCCACCGGGGTCGGACCTCGGCACCGTCGCCGCCTACGAGCGGGAACGGCAGCACGAGACACACATCGCCTTCGAGGTCGAGACACCTGACCCCTTGGTGCTGCGCGGCCTGTGTGCGGCCTTCGGACGGTACGGCGCCACCCCCGACGGCGGCGGCTACAACCCGCACGAGAACGGCACGGTGTTCTACTTCACCGCGCCCGCCGAAGCCAAGGCCGGGTACCGGCGCGTGGAGCTGTACGTCCCCGGCGACCACCGCGACATCCTCGCCGCCCACCTCGACGAGCACCGTGCACGGCAGCCCGCCGAGACCCTGCTGCGCCTGCTGACCGGGGCATGGACGACACAGGCCCTGGCCGCCTTCGCCCAGCTGGAGGTGGCCGACGCGATGGACGAGGAGCGGGGCATCGGCCTGGCCGAACTGGCGCGGGACACCGGTGTGCTGGCTCCGAACCTCGCCACCCTGCTGCGCTACCTCACCATGCTCGGCGTGGTGAACGAGGGCCGCGACGGATTCCGGCTCACGGACACCGGCCGGCTGCTGCGCGCGGACGCCGAGGGGTCGATGCGGGCGCTGGCGCTGATGTACGGAGGGCCGTTCTACGAGTCCTTCGCCGGGCTCGGACACACCGTGCGCACCGGAGAGGTCGCCTTCGAGCGGTGCTTCGGCGAGAACCACTTCGACCACTTCGCCCGCGATCCCGAACTCGCCGAGCTCTTCGACCGGTCGATGGCCGCCGGTTCACGGATGTTCGATCCGCTGCCCACCCACCCGGTCCTCGCGGCGGCGGCCGAAGGGGCCACGGTGGTCGACATCGCGGGTGGCGACGGGGAGTTGCTCGGCCGGATCCTGTCCGCGCATCCCCGCCTGCACGGCATCCTGCTGGAGCGTCCGCGCACCGTCGAGACCGCCCGCCGCCTCCTCGACGCGGCCGGCCATACGGAGCGGTGCGCCTTCCGGGCGGGTGACTTCGCGGACGTACCCGCGGGCGGCGACGTCTACGTACTGTCCCGCGTCCTGCACGACTGGGACGACGACCGCTGCCGCGAGATCCTGCGCCACATCGCCCGCGCGATGTCCGACACCGCCGATCTGCTCGTCGTCGAACGCGTCCTGCCCGCCGACGGCTCCGCCTCCCTGGCCACGGCCTGGGACCTGCACATGATGTGCAACGTCGGCGGCCGGGAACGGCGCGCCGACCACTACGCCCGGCTGTTCGCCGACGCGGGCCTCACCCTGGTGGGTCTGGCACCGCTGCCCCTGGACGGCAGCGTGCTGCATGTCCGCACCCGATCCCGCTGA
- a CDS encoding 4-hydroxybenzoate 3-monooxygenase: MVVLGAGPAGLVLGNILVDRGIDCVVLERSERAHVQRRARAGFLAANTVRILERHGLAEGLSRHGKIHSTCEFRTEDGRFRLDYSGLGQGEQHTVYPQQELVKGLLTRFLARGGQLRFGTEAVAVRHADTGRPEVAVRDADGRPGLWRARYVAGCDGRHGAARRSLPAGTVRHHRDHGVTWLGLLAEAPPSLDAVGYAVHERGFAGHMARTSEVTRYYLQTGRGTPADAWSEERIWDELELRMRSREYGPLRRGRVVQRSVVDLESDVLEPLRHGALFLVGDAAGLISPSAAKGANLAVLEAALLADALTDDLTLGNPAGLDAYSARCLTHIWRAQEFSHWMIGLLHGPSGTDGESLFHNSLRRSRLTSLRTSRSQQDWFAEHYVGV; the protein is encoded by the coding sequence GTGGTCGTCCTCGGGGCCGGACCGGCCGGGCTCGTGCTCGGCAACATCCTGGTGGACCGGGGGATCGACTGCGTCGTCCTGGAACGGTCCGAACGCGCCCATGTGCAGAGACGGGCCCGTGCCGGATTCCTGGCGGCCAACACCGTGCGGATCCTGGAACGGCACGGTCTCGCCGAGGGGCTGAGCCGACACGGAAAGATCCACAGCACCTGCGAGTTCCGGACCGAGGACGGCCGGTTCCGGCTGGACTACAGCGGGCTCGGGCAGGGGGAACAGCACACCGTCTACCCCCAACAAGAGCTGGTGAAAGGCCTGTTGACGAGGTTCCTGGCACGCGGCGGGCAGCTTCGTTTCGGCACCGAGGCCGTAGCCGTGCGCCACGCCGACACCGGGCGTCCCGAGGTGGCCGTGCGAGACGCCGACGGACGGCCCGGCCTGTGGCGGGCGCGGTACGTGGCCGGCTGCGACGGGCGGCACGGCGCCGCCCGGCGTTCACTTCCCGCCGGTACGGTCCGCCACCACCGCGACCACGGCGTGACCTGGCTCGGCCTGCTCGCCGAGGCACCCCCCAGCCTGGACGCCGTCGGATACGCGGTCCACGAGCGCGGGTTCGCCGGACACATGGCCCGCACCAGCGAGGTCACCCGCTACTACCTGCAGACCGGGCGCGGCACCCCGGCCGACGCCTGGTCCGAGGAGCGGATCTGGGACGAGCTGGAACTGCGGATGCGGTCGCGGGAGTACGGCCCGCTGCGCCGCGGGCGCGTCGTGCAGCGCTCCGTCGTCGACCTGGAGTCCGACGTGCTCGAACCGCTGCGCCACGGCGCGCTGTTCCTCGTGGGCGACGCCGCCGGTCTGATCAGCCCGTCCGCCGCGAAGGGCGCCAATCTGGCGGTTCTCGAAGCGGCACTGCTGGCCGACGCCCTGACCGATGACCTCACCCTGGGGAACCCGGCGGGCCTCGACGCCTACTCCGCACGCTGTCTGACACACATCTGGCGTGCCCAGGAGTTCTCACACTGGATGATCGGGCTGCTGCACGGCCCCTCCGGCACGGACGGCGAGTCGCTGTTCCACAACTCCCTGCGCCGCTCCCGCCTCACCTCGCTGCGCACCTCGCGCAGCCAGCAGGACTGGTTCGCCGAGCACTACGTCGGCGTATAG
- a CDS encoding DinB family protein, with the protein MNTTDPKADLHFYLQNARDALLWKLEGLSEYDIRRPRTPTGTNLLGLVKHTAGVELGYLGDTFGRPSGETLPWLEAGAELNADMWATAEESREHIVGLYRRAWAHADATIDALALDTVGRVPWWPSGKDEVTLHHAVVRVVADTHRHAGHADILRELMDGSVGMNKTNDGMASDDAEWWEEYRSRLERAAQEADRDA; encoded by the coding sequence ATGAACACAACCGATCCCAAGGCCGACCTTCACTTCTACCTGCAGAACGCCCGTGACGCCCTGCTGTGGAAGCTCGAAGGGCTCTCGGAGTACGACATCCGCCGTCCGCGGACGCCGACCGGCACCAACCTCCTGGGCCTCGTGAAACACACGGCCGGTGTGGAGTTGGGCTACCTCGGTGACACCTTCGGCAGGCCGTCCGGCGAGACACTGCCCTGGCTGGAGGCCGGCGCCGAACTCAACGCGGACATGTGGGCCACCGCGGAGGAGTCGCGCGAGCACATCGTGGGGCTCTATCGCCGGGCCTGGGCGCACGCGGACGCGACGATCGACGCGCTCGCGCTGGACACGGTCGGCCGGGTGCCGTGGTGGCCGAGCGGCAAGGACGAGGTGACGTTGCATCATGCCGTCGTGCGTGTCGTCGCAGACACGCACCGGCACGCCGGCCATGCCGACATCCTCCGGGAACTCATGGACGGTTCGGTCGGGATGAACAAGACCAACGACGGCATGGCGTCGGATGACGCGGAGTGGTGGGAGGAGTACCGGAGCAGGCTGGAGCGCGCGGCTCAGGAAGCAGACCGCGACGCGTGA
- a CDS encoding saccharopine dehydrogenase family protein, producing MRVLLVGAGGVGTAITRIAARRSFFEHMVVADHDLSRAESAVAALGEDEHRFSAALLDASDTDGVRAALAEHHCDVLLNATDPRFVLSLFDAALTHGAHYLDMAMSLSRPHPVRPYEECGVKLGDAQFARSVEWEAADRLALVGMGVEPGLSDVFARYAADVLFDEIEEIGVRDGADLVVDGYGFAPSFSIWTTIEECLNPPVVYEADRGWFTTAPFSEPEVFDFPEGIGPVECVNVEHEEVLLIPRWLKAGRVTFKYGLGDESIGVLQTLHKLGLDRTEPVTVDGGGGGKAAVSPRDVVAACLPDPAGLGDRMRGKTCAGTWVKGTKDGRPREVYLYHVVDNQWSMREYGSQAVVWQTAINPVAALELIASGAWHGSGVLGPEAMPPRPFLDLLTEYGSPWGMREETIGVPAEDLDGPSR from the coding sequence ATGCGAGTCCTCTTGGTCGGAGCAGGGGGCGTCGGCACCGCGATCACCAGGATCGCGGCCCGGCGCTCCTTCTTCGAGCACATGGTTGTCGCCGACCACGACCTCTCGCGGGCCGAGTCGGCTGTCGCGGCACTCGGAGAGGACGAGCACCGGTTCTCGGCGGCGCTGCTCGATGCCTCGGACACCGACGGCGTACGGGCCGCGCTCGCCGAGCACCACTGCGATGTCCTGCTCAATGCCACAGACCCCCGTTTCGTGCTGTCGCTCTTCGACGCGGCGCTCACCCATGGCGCCCACTACCTGGACATGGCGATGTCCCTCTCCCGGCCGCATCCGGTCCGTCCCTACGAGGAGTGCGGCGTCAAGCTGGGAGACGCGCAGTTCGCCCGGTCCGTCGAGTGGGAGGCGGCGGACCGGCTCGCACTGGTCGGTATGGGGGTGGAGCCGGGCCTGTCGGACGTGTTCGCCCGGTACGCCGCCGACGTCCTCTTCGACGAGATCGAGGAGATCGGCGTCCGTGACGGCGCCGACCTGGTCGTGGACGGATACGGCTTCGCCCCGTCCTTCAGCATCTGGACGACCATCGAGGAGTGCCTCAACCCGCCGGTCGTCTACGAGGCGGACCGGGGCTGGTTCACCACAGCGCCCTTCAGCGAGCCGGAGGTCTTCGACTTCCCCGAGGGCATCGGTCCGGTGGAGTGCGTCAACGTCGAGCACGAGGAAGTGCTCCTGATCCCACGGTGGTTGAAGGCCGGGCGGGTCACTTTCAAGTACGGACTCGGCGACGAGTCCATCGGCGTCCTGCAGACCCTGCACAAACTGGGTCTGGACCGTACCGAGCCGGTCACCGTGGACGGCGGCGGCGGGGGCAAGGCCGCGGTCTCCCCGCGGGACGTGGTCGCCGCCTGTCTGCCCGATCCGGCCGGACTCGGAGACCGGATGCGCGGCAAGACGTGCGCCGGTACCTGGGTGAAGGGCACCAAGGACGGCCGGCCACGGGAGGTGTACCTCTACCACGTGGTCGACAACCAGTGGTCGATGCGGGAGTACGGCTCCCAGGCCGTGGTCTGGCAGACCGCGATCAACCCCGTGGCGGCCCTCGAACTCATCGCGTCCGGGGCCTGGCACGGCAGCGGAGTACTCGGCCCCGAGGCGATGCCTCCACGGCCGTTCCTCGACCTGCTCACGGAGTACGGGTCGCCGTGGGGCATGCGGGAGGAGACCATCGGCGTACCCGCAGAGGACCTCGACGGCCCGTCCCGCTGA